The genomic window agtgcaggtaattccaaaataatatcaatggcTCAACCAAACGACACCTCAAAAAGTAGCGTGCTCAAATTTAGAGACCTGCAATTAGCACTACTCCGGTATCTGCTTAAataacaagcaagagaaaatatacagatgctggaattccaagaaacacacaaaatgctggagggactcagctggccaggtagcatctatgggaaaaagtacagttgacatttcaggccaaggcccataaaaacataagaaataggagcaagagtaggccatctgggccattgagcctactccaccattcaataaaatcatgaatAATCTGACCATGGATTTATCTCCaactaccttttccccataacccttaactcccCTACTATACAgttatctatccaaccttgttctaaatatatttactgaggtagcttccacttCTTCACTGGACAGAGAATTATACAgaatcaccactctttgggaatagaagttccttctcacctccatcctaaatataatTCCCCGAATCTTGAGGACATGTCCCCTCGCTCTAGTCTCAACTACTAGtggaagcaactttcctgcctctatcataCCTGTCCCTTTACCAGTACTCCATACAGTtgaagcataacctccctgctctgagattcaatctctctagcaatgaaggccagcattccttttgccttcttgataccctgctgcacctgcaagctgacctgtcctgctgaagggcctcagcctgaagtgtcgactgttctctcttccatagatgctgcttggcctgctgagttcctccagcattttgtgtgatccaTGAAAATAATACAAGTAACGTAGATTCCCAAGCTtatcaaaataattttaacaagcTTAAACAAAAGCCACCAGGAGAATGGATTACTAAGAGATCCACTCGGGAAAACACACAAGAAACTCTAAATGATTTACAACTGTCATTACACAAAACTAAACAATTAAGATGTGCTGAAAATCTCAAAGCCCAATGATCTCGAGCATCTGCCCAAAGAACATAACTTCACaccacaccccttcccctccaTGGTCACAAGCAGCTGCCAATTATTGGATGCATTCTCCAAATCACAGTTCCATTCATCCTGTGTATCGAGATGTCTTCAGGTCTTACCAATGCTTCGGGTGTCTCTGGAGTGAGCTATGTCTCCATGAAATACAGAACGTAGCAACTCCTCATATCCCTCTATTCAAATATCTTGCCCCGAGGTCCTCAATCTgcatttcagcctggcttggTGTCCACCTGTCCTCCCTCTCTTCTAACCATGGCCCTTAAATGTTCCATACCCACATGCTTGTGTGTTAATTCTAATGAGTCCTTCAGAAGATTATAAAATCACTCGTTTATTGAGGGAGTTCAAAAGTCAGTTGCTTGAAGGGAAAATATATGCTGCAGTTTGCAAAACAGGTATACTTAGAAGTTTTTTAAACAGATCGCAGCACCTCGCCATGGTTCATTTTGGACACATATATCTACTTTGCCATATAGATGGCAGACTACAAGTTTCGGGTAGACTGAAGAGGGTCTTCCACCAAGTTGATGATCCATCAGCAAGACTTGATGTTTGCCTTCATGTGTCCTTGGGAAAAGCCTGTAGATCCGAGTCCTCTGTCACGCAGCTGCTCGGGATGAACCGTGACACAGATGCCCACTAGCAAATCGTTCAGCTCACCGCTCCCACCCACAAGTGTCTCAATGTCACTGTACTGTCCCCTCCCACTCACCACCCATCACTACAACTGTTATactgtctgtaacccactcaccGCCTGTCTGAAGGTAACTTTCCAGGTCACTGTATCTCCTGCTCTGTAATGTCCTGTCCATACAGGGATATCACTGTGTCACTAATCCATCACCCACTCACCATCTGCTCCTACAGGTGTCTCATTGTGTCACTGTCCTATCACCCACCAATGCCTGTCCATACAGATGTTTCAAGGTGTAATTTTGCCATCACCCACTCACCGCCTGTCACAAATAGGGTCTCACTGTGTCAGTATCCCATCATCTCACTCAgcctctcacagtctcagtgccctaccgtgtCACGCTGTTGTCACTCAGCTCTACTCCAATCCCTACAGATGTTTCAATAagtcactgtcccatcaccccacTACCCCATTCACATCTGTCACACTATGGGCAGTGTCGAATCCCTGCCTAACCACCAACCCCACCTCGCACAGTGCGACTGAGGGTTTGGTAGGGGCTGCCTGAGAAGCCTGGCCAAGTAAGAGGGGACACTACAGCCACTGTGTGCCAGTAGTGAAGAGAGTTTAGTGTGCCTGGGTGGAGTGCTGATCGAGGCTATTCTCTGTCCTGGATAGTGTTGAGAGTTTTCCAGATGGTACAAAAAGACATAACTATTCAGGTTAATGTGAAGAATTCCGGGGCAAGTAATTCTTGGAAAAAACTGACACATAGAGAACAAATCCAGTCCGAAGTTCACACGTTTATTTACATGATGTAAAGCAAATAGTCATTCATGTTCATATTACAGTGAGATGAaaacagagaaggggagagaataAAAGAGAATATTTGGGGTGGGGCCATGGGGACTGACAATGCTGCAGAGAGAAAGTGGGGCAGTGGCTTGGTTTGGGGGCTGACAGCTGGGGGAGAGAGCAGGACAGTGGGATTTGATTGAAATTGACAGAGGGaggtcaatgggattagtttTAAACATGGGGtcatggagagagagtgggacggtgggatgaGTTCAGGATTGACAGGGTGGaatgcagtgggattagtgtgggcaCTGAAGCAGGTTTGTGGGGAGAAAGTGGGGTGGTGAAATTTGATGGGAATAGACAGAGGGCAGTGGATTTGTCTGAGTGTATCACCTCCACAACGCCCTTGTTGCCCCACCTCTGGAAACAAAGATACTTTTAACACTGAGGGATGTGGGTCAGAAGATGAGGTAAGGAGGGAGGATGAGGTAGGGAAGGAGAGGAGTGAGGGGATATGGAGGGAGGTagggatgcagagaggatgattgggagagagagagggagagaggggttggaTTTGAGGCTATGAATCCTGAAGCAACTGccattccctcccccctccccactagAGCCCCCTACGTTGCATCAGGCAAGGAGGTCAGCTCCTACCCCCTTTCTCCCCTACTTGCTCCCCTGAGATGTCGCATCCTAGAGTTCAGACACCCTCAATATCAGCAGTAGGGCGATGAGTAGGAAACTCTGGGTGCCAAGGGAAGTGGCTGCATTGTTGGTGTCCAGGGCCATTGTGCTGTCCCGTGTCAGGTTCCGAAACTCCAGGTTACACCGGTCACCCTGGCAGCAGTAGAAGCCATTGATGGGCTCCATGCCGAATAAGGACAGTGAGTTACTGTTGGAGCAGACATAGTGGGATGCACAGCCCTTGAAGACGTAAGTAGTGCTGTCCACTGTGGAGAAAGAAGGAGAGGGAACAATGTCAGCAGCAAATTCAAGAGGAAGGCCAACACTCAGCGTTATGGAGTCACATGaaggaaacaggctttttggcccaacaCACCTGAGTGTTCCCTAGTGaatgagtcccatctgcccacTTATGGCCTTCAAACCTcgaaatctttcctatccacgtcaacatCTATCTGGTTTTTAAACATGACTAAGGTGCTCGCCTCAACCATGCTTTCCATAAGACATATTGTAGGAAATATGAATTAGTTgatttggctcatcgagtttgCTTTATCgtcctatcatggctgatttattatccttctccaaCCTATTCTTCTGTCTTCTGCCCCATAACTAATCATGGATCGATCAACCACTTctctaaatatactcagtgacctggcttccacaaccatctgtgtcaatgaattccacagattcactaggcttaattcttcctcatctctgttcaaaacgaccttctctctattctgaggctgtggtcactggtcctagactctcctactataggaaacaccttctccacagcTATTCTATCTAGGTATCCTAGTAATTAAtatccctcactcccctgccttctacctgtaacctttgatacctggTTAATCAAGCTTCCTCCTTAAATTGGAAGATTACAAATAGCAACACTACCTCTGGAGAAGCTGATGCCACTTCTAAATTTCTCACTTCTGTTTTAAAGCTCTTGCCTTCTTGCTTACAGCGCCCCTCCCTGGCTTTCTCAGTATCTTCAGCCCTGAAGTTCTAATATAACTCTCAATCTCAGTTTGCAGGGGATAAACTGCTAGTCTACACAAACAATCCTTCGAACTCAGGACTCCAAGTTCAAGAAACATCCTGGCAAATCATTTTCTGCGCTCGTCTGCATCTTCATGTTTTCCTATCGTAGTgacaaaacagtacacaatactccaaatgtggcctcaccagtatcttTGGAACTGCAGCATGGATTTCTGTCTCATTGACTTCCTATTTTCCTGGCTAATGATGGCTAGTGTACCCATGATCCTCTTCACCACCGTGCCTACCTGTGTTACCATTTCCAGTGAATTTGTACTCCTATTCCATCACACTCACCAGggccccaccattcactgtgtgagTATGACCCTGGATTGATCACCCAGAATGCAAGACCTTATACGTAGCTGGTTTGAAAAATCATTTACCAATCCTTGGCGTGCACACCCAGCTGAACAACATCCCACTGTGACTTTTCATATCCTTCTACGCTGTCTACAACCCCAGCTGTTTTACTAACATCTGCTCAGAGGATATGCCTCTGCCCCTCCAGAAAAACTGAGCTGGAGAGAAAGGCTTATGACAAGAGAGAAGACAGAATATCTGCATTGGGATCTCTGCTAAGTGTGGGTATATCAGTGACCTGAAGACAAACGTGCATTGGTGGCTTAGTAAGTTTTCAGATGTTACAataattggtggagttgtggactgtGTAGAAGACTGTCAGAGATAAAGATATGGTTGGAGAAATCACAGACAAGgaagaaattgcagatgctggaattccaaacaattcacacaaaatgcttgaggaactcagcaggccaggcaacatctatggaaaagagtaaacagtagacgcttcaggccaagactcatcaggactggagaagaaagaagagaatgcagagtaagaaggtgggggcggggggggggggtggtggaggaaATAATTTAAGgtagtgggtgataggtgaaaccgggagagagggaggggtgaagtaaagagctttgtgacgttgattgctgaaagacataaagggctggaaaagggggagtctgataggagaggacagaagtccatggCAGAAAGTGAAGGGGAGGagccccagagggaggtgatgggcaagtatggagagagagggaaataggaatagggaatggtgaagtagGGGTGTGGGGGTTAGGCGCAATTACCAACCATTGACTTATCGGATCAAAACTATTGTGTCACGCCATTCTCTTTTGGAGCTGCCTGGTAAAGGaatccattgaaataaaactggaggaAAATCACACAggttcactgtctgtaagaatttcattgtaaacaaggtgagagagcagaaacctgatcgGATGAGGACTAATCAGTCGGGgagggtgggagggtgggggcagACTACGGAGCTTATAAATACCACCGGAAGAGATAAGCGCATGCGTCGTCCCTGATGAGGATGGTAGAGTTTGACATGAAAACATCGGTTACAGTCGATAGCTGAACCagactggaagcccgagaagagtatATCGTCATATAAgcagggaaagcactagatctgtctttacagtaagaagtatatctATTAAAAATGTTAAAATAAACAAGTAGTGAATAGAAAAAGAAACTAGTGAtgtagtgttgatgggttcaacatccattcagaatTTTGATGGTCGAGGGTTAAAAGTTTTTCCTAAATCGTTAATTGTgtgccttgaggctcctgtagctcgtTCACCGCTATATTACCTTGGGCCCATATTCCCCACCATAAAtgctccctgacttgctgagctcctccagccgtTTGTGCGTGATGCTGTGAAATTCTagtatctgcacaatctcttgcaTTTGTATTTCATCCACATCACTTCTACATATCACATACGGAAGAGATTCCAGTAAGGATCATTGTGGTACACCACTCGGCACGGCACTCCAGTCAGGACAATTCCACTCAAGTACCATAAGTTACCGCAGTTTCACGGAGGAGCGGGCTGAACTTACACCAGTGCAGGTCGCCCGATGTGTGAATACACCGGTCCTGTTGCCCGTAGCATTTCACTGCGGCCATTGAGCGGTTACAACCTTTCTCCGTTATCGCGAAGCAGCCCTCACACTCCAGGCCATTCGGGGCCTTGTCTTCTTTCTCTGCAAACAGGACACACATGGTCAACAGAGCCCATCCCAACCCCACTGTCCTCTCCCTGAGCTTCAACTCCTGCCCACCAAGCCTGATAGCACCCCTTCCCCACCACGGCTCCCAGTCTGGTTCAGGGCACTGGTGGAGAGGGGTCACCCAGTGACACTCCAAGGTTCTTGCCCATCTAATGGGAACAGTCTATGGGACACGCTCAACACCCCTGGGTGGTTTTATTCCATACCCACCACCTTACCTGTCCTTCATCTGCAGGTTAGGAATGTGTTAGGGCACTTCCCTGGGTGAATGCGCCTCTGGGCAGGGCAGCTCCCTTAAAGGCAACCTACCCACCCTCCCTAAACACTCCACCTCCTGCACACCGCGGACCATTCCGGAAACCCTTCTCGAAACCCTCTCTCACCCAAGTAACTATGAAGCACACAGTAACTGTGCGACAGTGAAACATCACCACGCGCAGGTCGCCACCCCCTCCAAATCCATCTCCAGAAGGTGGTGGACTCTCGGTCTCTGAGCGTGTGCGACTGAGAACATGTCTGTATTAAATATTCTCAGCGCACGTGAGGGACATTGGGGAAAAAGCGCTGCGCCGGAAGTGACGGTGCGCACTCTGGTGGGATCTTGCTGTACCAAACAGGGAATTAGATGATTAGTGGAGAAAATTGATACCAATAATTTCAATTTCTGATTCGTGTTTTGGCAGACGACGGAGTGAGCAAGTGAGGGCGGAGTAAGGGGGTGTAGAAGAAGGGGGTGGGACAAGGAGCGAGGGGGAGGGAGACGGAAAGTGAAAGGCACTCTGAGGGGGGGATAATGTGTGGGAAGAGACAGAGGGCACGGATCACAAAATGCTCTAGGAAGTCAGCAGGCAGTATCTCAGGAGGGAAATATATAGACCAGAGGAAGTTTCGGGCTTTgacctttcatcgggactggacaggaaggggaGACGTCCAGGATAAGAAGTCAGAGCGAGGGGGAGGTGTACAAGCTGGCCAGTGATCGGTAAAGCCAGTTCAGGGGAAAGGTGGATGTATAAGGTAAACGGGCtgaagtaagaagcagggaggtgacTAGTGGGAGAGATAAATGGCTGAACgtgaggagagaggagggtagaccatgggaaggaggaggggaaccagaggaaggtgataggtaagtaAGAGGTTAAATGTGAGGATAACCTGAATGCCGAGAGAATCTAAGAGAGCGGGAAGGAAGAGAGGTTACCAGAATTTGGAGAAATCTATGTTCGCGCCATCAGCTACCTAGACGGAGTATGAGGTTTTGCGCCTCTCACCTGAGAGTGGAATTACCGGGAGAGTAGAGTGGGTCATGGACCGACACGTAGTAATGGGAATAGCGAGTCAACTTGAAGTGGGTGGCCACCGGGCGATCTTACCTTTTACCGTGACAAGAACGAAGTTGTGGAACAAAGCGACCGCAATCTCTGTCGGGTCTCTtcgatgtacaggaggccgcaCAGAGAGCACCGAATACAATATGGAGAACACAATATGTCGCTCCCCTACCCCCCGCCCCTCCCCTGCTCCTCCGTACCTGGTTCTACTTGGTCGTTGCACAGATCCGAGCTACAGCAGGTAGATTGTATAAAGGCCGAGTAGGGGCCGCTGTTGAAGGAAATGAGACTCAGGCAGTCCCCGCATCCATTTACGATGTACTCCTGGTCGTGGGTTCCTGTGGGCAACCGTAGGCGTTAGACTGGCACGTGGTGCATCCCGTCCCGTTGCGGGGCTCGTACATTCTCACCCCCAACCCCCCTCTTCGACTCCCTTTCACTGAGTTTCATTTCCCCTTCCGACTCTCCACATTACGCTTCCCACACATTCCAAcatctcctcccctcttcacacaCTTCTCCCCATCAATTCATttcctctcacccctcccctctgccccttCTCCACTCTCCGCTTACTTCCTACtcctcctctcacctctccctAGCTCTTCCatttcctctctctccttcctttcttccgACCCACTCCTTAATCCTTCCTCCCAGTCTGCCTTTATTTCCTCCCCGCACATCCattacccctccccacctctgccgCTCACCCTCTTCCACAAACCCTTCCTCCCCACTGCCTCTCCgtgtccctcttcctctcccttgccctccacaccttcctgtcaccctcctcaccttcctgtcaccctCCTCTCCCATTCCCGCTCACTGTCCCTTCATGTCCCTcccttttcccactctccctttccgCATTCCCCTCTTCCTGCTCGGCCTGTCACTTCATTCCCCTTCCTATgacattccctctccctccagcGGCCGTGTGGCAGGACACAGCTCAAATGCGGCCGGATATGCACAACGTTGTTGTGTCGGTCTCAGCTGGTGATGAGGAGACATACTGGAGTGAGAATGATTGGCTGTTTGAGTGGTGTTGCGCTCAACATCCGTTAAGACTAAGAAATTTTTTAGCTACGGGAAGGGGACTACCAGTCCTTATCCAATGAAAGGGTAAGCAGAATCTAGTCCTGGGCGTCAATATCTCTGAGCGATGTATTCATGCAATATTCTAGGCCCAAAATATATTGATAGAACCACGGAGAAGGTACGCCAGTGGTAATGTTTCCCGAGCGGCTGTGGAGACTTGAtatgtctccccctcccctcccacaaaaAAAAACCTAGTAATTTTCTGCTCGTGTACAGTAGAGTCGCATTCTGACTGGTGTGGGGGCTCCAGCGCGCAGGATCGGAAGTGGATGCATTGGGCTGGACATTCAGCCAAGCTGCACCACTTTAAAAAGTCGGTGATCCAAGAAAGCGGCATCCGTCATAGAACATCCTCGCTATCGGGTatctgctctcttctcattaccaccttcagggaggaggtacagccgcctgaaaacacacactcgaTACCTTAAAAACAGCTTTTTCTCCTATGCTTT from Hypanus sabinus isolate sHypSab1 chromosome 1, sHypSab1.hap1, whole genome shotgun sequence includes these protein-coding regions:
- the LOC132399904 gene encoding phospholipase A2 inhibitor gamma subunit B-like is translated as MPSCASGALIDAEMSTLLTLVLFLGLAAEATSLQCYTCNSFNQDCTLNGTVCNVTLHQTCSSHSVREKGRTHDQEYIVNGCGDCLSLISFNSGPYSAFIQSTCCSSDLCNDQVEPEKEDKAPNGLECEGCFAITEKGCNRSMAAVKCYGQQDRCIHTSGDLHWLDSTTYVFKGCASHYVCSNSNSLSLFGMEPINGFYCCQGDRCNLEFRNLTRDSTMALDTNNAATSLGTQSFLLIALLLILRVSEL